The Argentina anserina chromosome 5, drPotAnse1.1, whole genome shotgun sequence genome includes the window ATTAGTACCAAAGGTACAACAGTATGATTTGAAGCAGAATAGAACCTTTTACAAATCATGAATCTAGATTGACTTAAACTGGCCTATCGTAACTTCCACTTTCTGATCAATTGATCATGGTACCAATCAAAGAACAAACAGAAGACTCAAACTTGATCGTATATTACTAAAGAAGAGGAACAAACCTGGCCTAACTCAGGATCTTGGACAACAGTACCATTACAGCAGAACTCCTTCTTGAGGTCCTTAAGTATCTTGTTGTAGCTGTAGTCCTTCTTCAATCCTTGCACAGTAGTCAGGCTCTTCCTCCCGTTACGCTGCTGTACACGAACGTGCACGTATTCTTTTGTCCCGGCACCTGAGTCCTCAGCATTGGCATCAGCAAGGGGATCTGCGCACACATTTAAACATTCATAACTATTATGTAATAATCCATGCATGTCATCTAGACTTATCAGCTTGTAAGAAAGAGAAGCCTCACCAAAAGGTAGATGGGACCTGGGATTCGAGTTCGGACATTAAACTGGAATGTTAGATGCAGATGATCAAGTAAACCAACAATGCGATCTCTctttcaatctttttttttctccaaataaatatgaaaaatcaaaTCTGCACAATACATGGAACAAAGGAAAAGCCAATTAATCAGCGAAATTCATACAGGGCATACAgcacaatataacaaaaaccaCTATTTGGTACTGCAACAATAATCACCAAGAACAAGGTAAGCTTTATCGTTGAAGATCACTAGTACTGCTTCGATTCCCTATATTAATGCATGATTCTCATTATCAAACCCGAATCAAGCATGGCCCAAAATCATGATCCCAAAAGTTCAAATGTTCAGGACACAATGGTAAAACAAGTTACCTGCATGCGGTATTCGAAGACGCGGTAAATTTGGATGCACAGAGGTTTGGaaggaaagagagaaagatggAAGGGCTATGTAGAAGTGATGAAAAGTCATGAGAACCACACAAAACATAGTCGGTTTTTACTTTTGTTATCGCAACATAAAATAGCGTTACGGACTTATAGCTGGTAAATCCATTCTCGGATATCAACGGCTGAGAGAGGCCCGTGTAGTGAGTGGACAGTTGCGATTGTAATGCCACTATATgctacaaaagaaaaaaaaagcctAGGAGATTGTTTTCTTGTTGCGCCAAAACGCACCCCCGATTGACACCCCACTATTTACTTTGTTCACCCACTCTACtcattttatccaattttttaaatttaacatCAAATTTGCTTATTCCACTAATTTATTTGTATTCAAAACAGTCCTTTTATGACATATTGAattgaaaaggaaaatattTAGAGAAAGTAAATCATATATTTCTTCCTTAATCATATACttctttttcttaatttttttctagaaaaaaaaattcagtgtTTATCTTATATAAATGCCAACAAAATCATAGATTAACAACTTTAAGTtgtggaaaaaaaatagattaTCAACCTGTagcaataagaaaaaaattgattctggtgttcgaattttatttgtgatgttcacatttttattataattaagtttttttttttgaaaaatgttTAGTTGTAGATAAATAGAAGAATGTATTATAATTAAGCTAAAAATAATGATTTAtgtttgaataaaaaaatacatatgaaTATTCAActgaaaatggaaaaaagtttaaatattttcatattggggggggggggaattaatatttcatgacaaattgtgtattttttgtattcaaatgattaattaattatgtatTTTTAGAAAATTGGTGTACTTAATAGTCATTTTGCATTTGAGTAATATAGTAATTTATGTGGGGTGAACAAAGGAATTTGTGGGGTGAGAATAGCaacaccttcttcttctttttgttgaAAAATTTGGGGacatttctttttgtttgtttcaaactttagaaaatttcattttgatagTAGTTTATGTTTTAAGCACCATTTCTATCTTATGCTGCATTTTTATCTTGTGATTTTTAGAAGGAACATACTTTAATTGTAACTAAAGAAATCGTAATACTGCTATACAATATAAATAACAACTACACCCACAATTGAATGACTGTGTtagcataggcttatgcctaACCATAATTAGCGCCCCTAATCATGTATCTAAAGTATCCTCAATTACGCAACGTGCCACCGCGCCATGGTCTAAACATGGATACACACTCATGCGTGTTCTAAAATGACCCCTAAAAAACACCTCAAAAGGACCTAGTCGTACATCAAGGAATAAATGCTCAACCAACCCTAACTCAGCTATATAAGGTCTGGTCTCTATATCTCTTAATTTACAAAGCAATTAATACCAACCTAGCTACCATTActctattaaaataaatatattaattgaTTTAGGCATCAGAGAGTTGAAAACTGCAATGGTGAGGTCACTCTTCTAAGAGTTCCAACTGTTGATTGCGCATCAAATAATACACTTAGACGAGTAACTGAGCGGGACAGCCGTAAAAAATATGTGTAATTGTGTCACTGCACCACAATACTCAAATTGTGTCACTGTAATTGTGTAACTATTAGATGAGTTACTTTATGGAGACTACCTCTCCCGATTAACATTTGGGCCTATGTGGTAATTCTCAACCCAAATTTTAGTCTGGACTGAAAAAAGAAGGTATTTTAGTCGGTCCATCCATAAATGAACCTGAATGTCATTCTACTCGAACATCTCTTCTCTTAAGTTCATGTTTTTCGACAGTTATACTTCTCTCACAATTCAGGTGTTTTTTTTCTCCTGTTTAAATCTTTGTGCTGCGATTTAAACATTTTGGTTATTACTGTTTGATTTCACATCTATATTTGTTTACTTCTagatttgaatatatatatatatatatatatatatatatatatatatatatatatatatgagctaTCAACCTGTAAAGCTTCATAATTCAAATGGTTCTATGCATTTCGTATAAAGCTCTATTCTTTATGGAATTGGGTCATGGTGGAGATAGCAAGTAGAACTTGTGCTGTGTAGAGATGAAAGCTTGTTACTATTGTATTGGATCGtgccagtggcggatccagcccaaaaaaaaaatattggatTATTCTTCGTTGAGTTCGTTGCCTTCGTTCTTGAAAGTCTTTCATCTCTCTTTGACTCTCCTTGCGGGAAACCCTGCAAGTCAGCAACCCACTGCTCAGCCGCCCACTCCTCCGGCCTCCCTCCGCCACACCCCTTCTGGCCCTTCATTCATCTCTTTTTGACTCTCTCCTTGGCCCTTGCGCGACAAACCCAGCAACCCAGTGAACCCACTGCTCAGCCAGTCGGCCGCCCACTCCTCCGGGCTCCGTCGATTTCACCTTCTGACACAAAGGTTCTCTCACTTCtctgatttcaaattttcaatttgattgaTACCGAAAGTTCATATggtggttttgattagtttttGTAGTTGACTAGTTGTGTTTGTTAATTTATTGCATcgaattgaaattgaagtgtGTGATTGAGATCTGTGTTGATTTTGTGTGATTCTGTGTTTACTTCAAGTTCATAAGCTAAGAATTTGTGTTGTTGTGTGTGTTAAGACGATTAGATCGTTTGAGCaggtttttgattaattatgatTCAGTTAAATTTATGTACAGCTGTTCTAAGCATGTtgcttttttttcctttttggaTTTAATTCACTTTAGGCATAACAGTAAGCCATGGCTGCGAGGAGAAAATTGGGGGAGATTTCCAATTTCAACTTTAAAATTATGTCGAGCTTTTCGAGGTATTACAGCTCAAACAGGGTGGACTTAAAGAACCTGAGGCCTATGATTCTGAAAAGAATCCAAGACCGAGCTAAGGACTATCCGGTGCAGAGCATGATACCAGTGGCAGAGGAGGTCCTCAATTCCCGGAGGCTTCTTAATCAGGGTGTCTCCACCCTCCTTAAAGTGATCCCAGTTGTGGCCTGCAAGTAAGTCGCTCACATGGCAAGGGTAAGGGTGTGTATATCTTGAGGTGTGGGGATGCAATCTGTATGACTTTCAAAAAGTACTTGGCATTGAAATTTTTACTTCTCCTCTGCATTGTAATATTTTAATTCATCGAAGACAATCATATTATTGGTGTGTTTATATACTTTGAACTGATGTTATGTGGCACAACTAGGAAATGTTGGATCATTGAATCGAGAAATTGGTTGTCATTTAGTTGAATATTGACCTACAAGGGGCATCTCTGGGTGTTACTAATACCTTTGGGGGACCATATGCATTTTATTATCTATTGTTTGTATAGTGTAAGTATTTGGTGATTGAAAAGCTCCTGACATTTCAGGTTCTGTCCCGAAGCATACATTGGTGATAAAGGTCACTTAATCCAGACTTGTAGTGGTTTCAAACGTCGTGGCAAAAATCGGGTTCATGAGTGGATAACTGGTAGTGCGAAAGATGTACTTGTTCCAGTCGAGGCATTTCATTTGAAGCACATGTTCCAGGATGTAATCAAACATAACCAAAGGTTTGATTATGACCGTGTTCCTGCAGTTGTTGAGCTGTGCTGGCAAGCAGGGGCAAATGATGAAAATTTGTACTCTGGTACTTGGAACCCAGAAAGTGATTGTGTTGCTGTTGAAGGAGCTGAGTCCTTGTCACGTAATGAAATCTCTCTGGTTGCCAATGGAACTTTGAGGGCCTGGGAAAGACTTAGAAATGGTGTCAAGAAAATACTGATGGTTTATCCAGCAAAAGTGTGTAAAGACTGTTCAGAAGTCCATATTGGGCCATCTGGGCATAAGGCGAGGCTTTGTGGACTTTTTAAGTATGAGCGTTGGCAAGGAACCCACTTTTGGAGAAAAGCATCTGTAGATGATCTTGTTCCTCCAAACATTGTATGGCGGAAGCGGCGTCAAGATCCTCATGTGCTCTTGGATGAAGGAAAAGGCTATTATGGGCATGCTCCAGCAGTGGTAGAACTATGCTCTAAGGCAGGTGCCATAGTGCCTTTAAAGTATCATTGTATGATGAAAATGGAGGGTATATCTGCTGTTGCAAATCAAGGTTTACCCCTTCCGCCGTTTAACCTTACAGAACCGTAGACTCTGCTCCATCCGAAATATCATGTTTAAATGCAGTTGATACACTGGGAAGTAGATGACAAGCGGAAGCTCCCCTGTGAAGAATACATAAATGAAATGGGTGGTGGGAAGTTGATGCCTTGAAGGGGACATGCAGATATTGATTATTCACACTGATTGAAGCCATCAGAATAATGGAGATGAAGTCTGAAATATGATCAACATCTATTAATCTATATGATTTTTATGACCTTAACGATTGGTCCAGTCGCCATCTTGGTTACCACTTATTGAAGATTCTATTAACAGTCGAACAATGAATCATGAAGATAGCTCAGTGAAAATGCCCGATATTGCACCACTATCTTGGAGCATGTCAGAGCTGAGAAATTTTTATGGTTCTGTTTCTTCTGGCGATGGTTTTTGTTGGAAAGTTTCTCCAGAAATCAATGAACCGAGAGTGAAAGCAGTGCAGGCCGCATGGCTAGacattggaaaagtaaagtaaGCCTCTTAAACTTGGTGACATTATGGAATATAGATGGTTAATACAGATAGATAGCAAACTAGATAATGTAATGCTTGGTGGTTTTAAATCATAAAACTTCAAATGTTGATTTTCAGCTTTTCCACTACTCTTCTTGCATATTAATATCCACTGCGACAAACAGTCCctttaaatacatatatagaatCTCCATCTTCTACACCATGCGACTTGAGGCTACAGTTGTCGCGCATAGTCCTCTGCTTGTGTATAAACAAATAATCATCAGCAGGAAGAAATTTACTGCTTAAAAGTAACTGCCTCAAGTCATTAATCGTGGTTGAATCCTCCATTTTCAAAGGAATCCTTGCTGAATTAAGTAAACTTGAGGAAGTTTGTACCACTATATGCAATTTTCTTCGTTTGAGACAATTCATGGACTTGAGAAACAAAACAATCTCAGAAAATTCACATATCCCATACTCGCTTAACTTTCGAAAATCTTCTACCAACTCGATTCCAGAAAAGAAGAGTGAAATTCTTTTGATTGGGGTACCGTAAATGATGTGGATATTTTCTTTTAGGCTACCAACTGTCTCTGTTCTGAATACCTCTAACTGACATTGTGTTTCTGAAGACTTGACGATAATCTGAATCTTACTGGACTGGTTTACATGAGGTTCCATGCATTTAATGGTGAGATCAATTTTCGTACCTTCAGTGACAATTGGATAGTCTTCCATGTCTAGTCCATCTTCCAACTCCCATTCGGACACTGCAAGGGTTTGTGAAGACGCCGGGATGCCCAAGAGTTGCTCCACCTTCCTTTTGATTTCTAGAACAGCTTCTTTCAGACCCACTTCTATGGTGAATTCATGTCCCCAGGTATCAATGATTATCACTCTCATAGTGTCACACTGTCACTGATTGTTTTATTTGCTCTAAAAGGCTATGAAATCAATTAAGAATAAGAACACTGGAGGTGAGGttgatttttttccttctgttATTTATTTCCCCCTTTCAGTCAAACATGAAATTGGATTGAAACAGATTTCTACTGTCTTTATGTTCAGAATTGAGGGATCAAATTTAGATCTCAGAGTCATGTAAAATATATGAGTACTCTCATCATACCGTTTGTATGTGGAAAATCCGGAATGCATTCTCAACTCTGATATTGAATTATTAGTCATGAAGTACACTAATTGGAATCACAGCGAAGCAAGATGATTGCCAGTATTTCCAAAATTAGTAACCACCTTTGAAATGGCTGACCAGACCTGGACCGACGATGCTACCATTGAACCAATatcattgttttcttttcagatTTTGCTAGGAACCTGTGAATTTTATgagccaaaaagaaaaaaagaaaaaaaaagtcaagcAGATTTGTCCGCCAGGATTTGATCTTAGGGGGATTCAAATATTAAAACcgaaatatatattgatcataaGTTGAATAATAAAATGCACTAATATTGTACTAATTTAAAACTCTTATTCAATAGCTTCAAAAGAATCCAAAATTCAATTTAAGATAAACACATAAATGTTTCAAttgaaaactcaaaagagATTAATAAAATACAACATAGAGTAGTTATCTATCAAAACAAAGTTCGTCGTTCTTACATATCTTGAAAATCATCAATTATGAAATTAATGGTGAACTTTTCTGTAATTTTTTCTCAATGTACATCAACATCGCGTTTGTAGTAAAATCATTGTTCATTCGGTTACGAAATTTTGTTTTGACTATACTTTGTAATAAAATCATTGTTCATTCGGTTACGAAATTTTGTTTTGACTATACGCATATATGGTAGAAAATGATGGCTTTGTAGTTGTTATAGACACTCGAAGAGTAAGCACAAGCGAACTCACTTTATAAACAAGTGGATAAATTATTGATCTTCTGGTTCTTACCAACCACTGAGATATGCCAATATGTTGAAAAGTTTTTGTATCTCTTCATTACATAaggattattatttatttttactattATTATGTCACTTATTTTCCTATTTCTAAACTAATTTATACTATAGAGGGTCTAGCAAAAAATATAGTGTATATAATATTGGAATTGTAAAATTCTGGGATGGGCCTGGGCCCGGGTGGGCCTGTAAGTGGCTCCGCCATTATGTTTCCTGCTTGGTTTTCGCTGGCCAATCATCAGCCAACTTCATATATTATGGTGATGAACTAAAAGTCATGGACTATATATTGCAATATTCATCTCGGTGATCTGTTGGTAAATTCTGGGACTTGGTCCAAGCTACTATGCACCAACATTTTCTATATTAGAAACAATAGATATCCTTGAGAATATTGCTAGATCACTACTATGCGCGTTAGATTATGCGCGCCCatatatttaggtatgtgTATATTTTTGATCGATATCGGTATATGTTATCAGCATATATATCTGGGGaatccgtaaaaatttcgtccaatTCAGACTCCATTTAACTGTCAGAATTTCGGGTGAATCGAAATAGAGGcgtttgacatattaaaacctcatttatCGGGggtttgccaaatgagtttcctcgatTCGACTGCGCACGCTCGGTGATAAAAAATAAGTGattatgcaaacggctttcgccGTTCGCAACcaggtaatgggtcctcccttagggggcaattagaggtggcaaatgggcTGGCCCGATCCATTTTAAACGGG containing:
- the LOC126793230 gene encoding APO protein 4, mitochondrial-like, which translates into the protein MAARRKLGEISNFNFKIMSSFSRYYSSNRVDLKNLRPMILKRIQDRAKDYPVQSMIPVAEEVLNSRRLLNQGVSTLLKVIPVVACKFCPEAYIGDKGHLIQTCSGFKRRGKNRVHEWITGSAKDVLVPVEAFHLKHMFQDVIKHNQRFDYDRVPAVVELCWQAGANDENLYSGTWNPESDCVAVEGAESLSRNEISLVANGTLRAWERLRNGVKKILMVYPAKVCKDCSEVHIGPSGHKARLCGLFKYERWQGTHFWRKASVDDLVPPNIVWRKRRQDPHVLLDEGKGYYGHAPAVVELCSKAGAIVPLKYHCMMKMEGISAVANQGLPLPPFNLTEP